One segment of Nocardioides sp. QY071 DNA contains the following:
- a CDS encoding acyl-CoA dehydrogenase family protein produces MSEATDAVIAGVRAMLPDLARDAAAVEINGAVDSAVVERLTGIGLFRMLRPAAYGGLEADPVSFFRAVRLLSRSCPSTGFVASILGAHEWHLALFDDRAQAEVWGADPRARLASSYTPDGQLTPTDGGFRLTGRWRTSTGIHHASWAVLGALLLDEKGEPVDFVGTLVPATDFRIEERWDPTGLRAVGADGVVVENAFVPSYRTFGSRERMLQEDPAWAGNLAPLFRMPYSVIHTHAVAVPVIGAAEGAYEALLADRPEAAASPSVARAATDLHVAWRQLTGHLERLLQRAERNEPPDTESAVRARRDQSLAAERAVRAIGAFLDAAGPEAWERRHPLQRAWRDAQVAATNAANSVDQTLSIFGRWAYGLDVGDRWW; encoded by the coding sequence GTGAGCGAGGCGACCGACGCGGTCATCGCCGGGGTGCGGGCCATGCTTCCCGACCTGGCCCGCGACGCAGCGGCCGTCGAGATCAACGGCGCGGTCGACAGTGCGGTCGTCGAGAGGCTCACCGGGATCGGCCTGTTCCGGATGCTCCGGCCCGCGGCCTATGGCGGCCTCGAGGCCGACCCGGTCAGCTTCTTCCGCGCTGTCCGCCTGCTCTCGCGCTCCTGCCCCTCGACCGGCTTCGTCGCCTCCATCCTGGGCGCCCACGAGTGGCACCTCGCGCTCTTCGACGACCGCGCCCAGGCCGAGGTCTGGGGTGCCGACCCGCGCGCCCGGCTCGCGTCGTCGTACACCCCCGACGGGCAGCTCACCCCCACCGACGGCGGGTTCCGGCTCACCGGACGATGGCGTACGTCGACCGGCATCCACCACGCGTCATGGGCGGTCCTCGGTGCGCTGCTGCTCGACGAGAAGGGCGAGCCGGTCGACTTCGTCGGCACCCTGGTCCCGGCTACCGACTTCCGCATCGAGGAGCGCTGGGACCCGACCGGCCTGCGCGCCGTCGGCGCCGATGGGGTGGTCGTCGAGAACGCGTTCGTGCCGTCGTACCGCACCTTCGGGTCGCGCGAGCGGATGCTCCAGGAGGACCCGGCCTGGGCGGGCAACCTGGCGCCGCTGTTCCGGATGCCCTACAGCGTCATCCACACCCACGCCGTCGCCGTCCCCGTGATCGGTGCCGCCGAAGGTGCCTACGAGGCCCTGCTCGCCGACCGCCCCGAGGCCGCCGCCTCCCCGAGCGTCGCCCGCGCCGCCACCGACCTCCACGTCGCCTGGCGCCAGCTCACCGGCCACCTCGAGCGCCTGCTCCAACGCGCCGAACGCAACGAGCCGCCCGACACCGAGAGCGCCGTCCGCGCCCGCCGCGACCAGTCCCTCGCCGCCGAGCGCGCCGTCCGCGCCATCGGCGCCTTCCTCGACGCCGCCGGCCCCGAGGCCTGGGAGCGCCGCCACCCGCTCCAGCGCGCCTGGCGCGACGCCCAGGTCGCCGCCACCAACGCCGCCAACTCCGTCGACCAGACGCTGTCGATCTTCGGTCGCTGGGCCTACGGGCTCGAC
- a CDS encoding tyrosine-protein phosphatase, which produces MGTVSEATRWLDLAEVDNIRDLGGLPVAGGGCTRSGVAFRASTLQEICAADVTELVDVRRLRTIIDLRLPDEAAREGHGLLGNAGVRVVNLPVKKADATLLDVVVPSGTSADLGALYWQLLAGSTESFVEAARIIGDPEQHAVVFHCAAGKDRTGVIAAVLLDAVGVSSHDIAADYALTSERAGQVRARLIRIPAYKNLPNVGQGVFAVDGTAIGSFVDALRATYGGGAEFLLRHGLTETELAALRLALVGGTGSR; this is translated from the coding sequence GTGGGCACGGTGAGCGAGGCCACCCGGTGGCTCGACCTGGCAGAGGTCGACAACATCCGCGACCTCGGCGGCCTCCCCGTCGCGGGCGGCGGCTGCACGCGCTCGGGCGTGGCGTTCCGGGCCAGCACCCTGCAGGAGATCTGTGCCGCCGACGTGACCGAGCTGGTCGACGTACGCCGGCTGCGGACGATCATCGACCTGCGCCTGCCCGACGAGGCCGCCCGCGAGGGCCACGGGCTCCTCGGCAACGCGGGCGTGCGCGTGGTGAACCTCCCGGTGAAGAAGGCCGACGCGACCCTGCTCGACGTGGTCGTCCCGTCCGGCACCAGCGCCGATCTCGGCGCGCTCTACTGGCAGCTGCTCGCCGGCAGCACCGAGTCCTTCGTCGAGGCCGCCCGGATCATCGGCGACCCCGAGCAGCACGCCGTGGTCTTCCACTGCGCCGCCGGCAAGGACCGCACCGGCGTCATCGCCGCCGTGCTGCTCGACGCCGTGGGCGTCTCCTCCCACGACATCGCCGCCGACTACGCGCTCACCTCCGAGCGCGCGGGCCAGGTGCGTGCACGGTTGATCCGCATCCCCGCCTACAAGAACCTCCCCAACGTCGGCCAGGGAGTCTTCGCCGTCGACGGCACCGCCATCGGGTCCTTCGTGGACGCGCTGCGCGCGACGTACGGCGGCGGCGCGGAGTTCCTGCTCCGCCACGGCCTCACCGAGACCGAGCTGGCGGCGCTGCGGCTCGCGCTGGTGGGCGGCACCGGTTCTCGTTGA
- a CDS encoding FAD-dependent oxidoreductase: MGDLAADLVADVVADVVVLGHGAAGCAAAIEAHDAGARVVLVDKMPAGLEGGSTRVSGGAWWEPSSAERAAVYLRSLCGERRVPEPVIAAWAEECTRTTAWMRDTVGAEVGAVPGTLDRGIAGTVVEIPPEFPELEGSDAVTGWRAVGGALGRSRLLTALTEALARRDITVLLGTRAERLVQDADGTVVGVQVTDADGARRTLPAAGGVVLATGGFEGDAGMVRDYLRFPDTLTWGSPYNTGDGHRMAQKAGADLWHMDNMTSIEGFRVPGFESGFYARFSFRKGFLYVDGDGRRCVDELPRTGHGQGLVHGAYEHVPVRSLHAVFDEETRLAGPVSPTAAMLPVGWNVLVEGYEWSWDNSVEVEKGWLRKADTLEELAPLIGVDPVLLVTSVARYNAACAAGFDEQFGREPSTLVALGDGPYYAFTSAPMVAWSNGGPRRNEHAEVLDPFGDTIPGLYAAGGVSTSYSWCKDGGMHIADALAFGRIAGRRASARALGA, translated from the coding sequence ATGGGCGACCTCGCGGCCGACCTCGTGGCCGATGTCGTGGCCGATGTCGTCGTCCTCGGCCACGGCGCGGCCGGCTGCGCCGCGGCGATCGAGGCCCACGACGCGGGTGCCCGCGTGGTGCTCGTCGACAAGATGCCCGCCGGCCTCGAGGGTGGCAGCACCCGCGTGTCCGGTGGCGCGTGGTGGGAGCCGTCGAGCGCCGAGCGGGCCGCGGTCTACCTGCGCAGCCTGTGCGGCGAGCGCCGCGTCCCCGAGCCGGTCATCGCGGCATGGGCCGAGGAGTGCACCCGCACCACCGCGTGGATGCGGGACACCGTCGGCGCCGAGGTCGGCGCCGTCCCGGGCACCCTGGACCGCGGCATCGCCGGCACGGTCGTCGAGATCCCGCCGGAGTTCCCCGAGCTCGAGGGCAGCGACGCGGTCACCGGCTGGCGTGCCGTCGGCGGCGCGCTCGGCCGCTCCCGACTGCTGACCGCACTCACCGAGGCACTCGCCCGCCGCGACATCACGGTGCTCCTCGGCACCCGTGCCGAGCGCCTCGTCCAGGACGCCGACGGCACGGTCGTCGGAGTCCAGGTCACCGACGCCGACGGCGCCCGCCGCACCCTCCCTGCGGCGGGCGGCGTCGTGCTCGCGACCGGCGGCTTCGAGGGCGACGCCGGCATGGTCCGCGACTACCTCCGCTTCCCGGACACGCTGACCTGGGGCTCGCCGTACAACACCGGCGACGGGCACCGGATGGCCCAGAAGGCCGGCGCCGACCTGTGGCACATGGACAACATGACCAGCATCGAGGGCTTCCGGGTGCCGGGCTTCGAGAGCGGCTTCTACGCGCGGTTCTCCTTCCGCAAGGGCTTCCTGTACGTCGACGGCGACGGCCGGCGCTGCGTCGACGAGCTGCCCCGGACCGGGCACGGCCAGGGCCTGGTGCACGGGGCCTACGAGCACGTCCCCGTCCGCAGCCTGCACGCCGTCTTCGACGAGGAGACCCGCCTGGCCGGGCCCGTCTCGCCCACCGCGGCGATGCTGCCGGTCGGCTGGAACGTGCTGGTCGAGGGCTACGAGTGGAGCTGGGACAACAGCGTCGAGGTCGAGAAGGGATGGCTGCGCAAGGCCGACACGCTCGAGGAGCTCGCACCGCTGATCGGCGTCGACCCGGTGCTGCTGGTCACCTCGGTGGCCCGGTACAACGCGGCCTGCGCGGCCGGCTTCGACGAGCAGTTCGGCCGCGAGCCGTCGACCTTGGTCGCGCTCGGCGACGGTCCGTACTACGCGTTCACGTCGGCGCCGATGGTCGCCTGGAGCAACGGCGGCCCGCGCCGCAACGAGCACGCCGAGGTGCTCGACCCGTTCGGCGACACCATCCCCGGCCTGTACGCCGCGGGCGGGGTCAGCACGAGCTACAGCTGGTGCAAGGACGGCGGCATGCACATCGCCGACGCACTGGCGTTCGGCCGGATCGCGGGTCGACGGGCGAGCGCCCGGGCGCTCGGCGCGTGA
- a CDS encoding SDR family NAD(P)-dependent oxidoreductase, whose translation MSVAVVTGASRGAGRGIARALGDLGATVYLTGRSASVADVADEVTARGGHGIGVVCDHGDDDAVAALFSRVGEEQGRLDVLVNNAIALPSGLGEDQPFWERPLDHQRMFDVGLRSTYAAGWYAAPLLIEARGLLVNTSSFGGGCYMHGPAYGAAKAGVDRLAHDMAIDLEPHGVTAISLWMGILRTERTLAALEADPDKYGDLAARTESVELPGRVIAALWQHPDRARWNGQVVVNAELAVELGVTDVDGGQPPSHRSMLGGPPAVNPAIVR comes from the coding sequence GTGAGTGTCGCGGTCGTGACCGGTGCCTCGCGGGGCGCCGGCCGCGGCATCGCCCGGGCGCTCGGCGACCTCGGCGCGACCGTCTACCTGACCGGTCGTTCGGCCTCGGTCGCAGACGTCGCCGACGAGGTCACCGCCCGCGGCGGCCACGGGATCGGTGTGGTCTGCGACCACGGTGACGACGACGCCGTGGCGGCCCTGTTCAGCCGAGTGGGGGAGGAACAGGGTCGCCTCGACGTCCTCGTCAACAACGCGATCGCGCTGCCGTCCGGGCTCGGCGAGGACCAGCCGTTCTGGGAGCGGCCGCTGGACCACCAGCGGATGTTCGACGTCGGCCTGCGTTCGACGTACGCCGCCGGCTGGTACGCCGCGCCGCTGCTGATCGAGGCCCGCGGGCTACTCGTGAACACCTCGTCCTTCGGCGGCGGGTGCTACATGCACGGCCCGGCGTACGGCGCCGCGAAGGCCGGCGTCGACCGGCTGGCGCACGACATGGCGATCGACCTGGAGCCCCACGGCGTCACCGCGATCTCGCTGTGGATGGGCATCCTGCGCACCGAGCGGACGCTCGCCGCGCTCGAGGCCGATCCCGACAAGTACGGCGACCTGGCTGCCCGCACCGAGTCCGTGGAGCTTCCCGGCCGGGTGATCGCGGCGCTGTGGCAGCACCCCGACCGGGCGCGGTGGAACGGGCAGGTCGTCGTCAACGCGGAGCTCGCCGTCGAGCTCGGCGTGACGGACGTCGACGGCGGGCAGCCGCCCTCGCACCGGTCGATGCTGGGCGGACCGCCCGCGGTCAACCCCGCGATCGTGCGCTGA
- a CDS encoding pyruvate, phosphate dikinase, with product MATIDRPAIAAGIRADVVRLDGTCELDRAAIGGKAWSVNAMRALGLPVPPAVALTTGCCAAFYAADGALPDDVWKQVRRGVAFLEEETGRRFGSTERPLLVSVRSGAPVSMPGMMDTVLNLGLTDATAAALVAESGDEAHVADTRERFVRQYQETVAEGPVPDDAWAQLRAAVAAVFGSWQSARARTYRRTRGIADDLGTAVTVQAMVFGNLDDDSGTGVLFSRDPSTGDPAPFGEWLVRGQGEDVVSGRVTPKPLATLAEQMPTVHADLMKATATLEESGRDVQDIEFTVEGGRLWLLQTRAAKRTAAAAVRIAVDLVDEGVLTPAEAVARVSAEQLQAVVEAASGSGTGTPIATGESACPGLAYGVAVADPDEAEERAEAGEDVILVRSATSPDDLHGMLAANGIVTEYGGATSHAAVVSREIARPCVVGCGAGTVESLVGREITVDGATGEVWEGRIETVAAEENPYLARLQAWAAEIG from the coding sequence ATGGCGACCATCGACCGACCGGCCATCGCTGCCGGCATCCGTGCCGACGTCGTCCGTCTCGACGGCACCTGCGAGCTCGACCGCGCCGCCATCGGCGGCAAGGCGTGGAGCGTCAACGCGATGCGTGCGCTCGGCCTGCCCGTCCCGCCCGCCGTGGCCCTGACGACCGGCTGCTGCGCGGCCTTCTACGCCGCCGACGGCGCGCTCCCCGACGACGTCTGGAAGCAGGTACGACGCGGCGTCGCCTTCCTCGAGGAGGAGACCGGCCGCCGCTTCGGGAGCACCGAGCGCCCGCTGCTCGTCTCGGTGCGCAGCGGCGCCCCGGTCAGCATGCCCGGGATGATGGACACCGTCCTCAACCTCGGCCTCACCGACGCGACCGCGGCCGCGCTGGTCGCCGAGAGCGGCGACGAGGCGCACGTCGCCGACACCCGCGAGCGCTTCGTGCGGCAGTACCAGGAGACCGTGGCCGAGGGCCCGGTCCCCGACGACGCGTGGGCCCAGCTGCGCGCGGCCGTGGCGGCCGTCTTCGGCTCGTGGCAGTCCGCCCGCGCCCGGACCTACCGCCGCACGCGGGGGATCGCCGACGACCTCGGCACCGCCGTCACCGTGCAGGCGATGGTCTTCGGCAACCTCGACGACGACTCCGGCACCGGCGTGCTCTTCTCGCGCGACCCGAGCACCGGCGACCCCGCCCCGTTCGGCGAGTGGCTCGTCCGCGGCCAGGGCGAGGACGTCGTGTCCGGCCGGGTCACTCCGAAGCCGCTGGCGACGCTCGCCGAGCAGATGCCGACCGTGCACGCCGACCTGATGAAGGCCACCGCGACCCTGGAGGAGTCCGGGCGCGACGTGCAGGACATCGAGTTCACCGTCGAGGGCGGACGGCTGTGGCTGCTGCAGACCCGGGCGGCCAAGCGGACGGCGGCGGCCGCCGTACGGATCGCGGTCGACCTGGTCGACGAGGGCGTCCTCACGCCGGCCGAGGCCGTGGCCCGGGTCAGCGCCGAGCAGCTGCAGGCGGTCGTCGAGGCCGCGTCCGGCTCCGGGACCGGTACGCCGATCGCGACCGGCGAGTCGGCCTGCCCCGGCCTGGCGTACGGCGTCGCCGTCGCCGACCCCGACGAGGCCGAGGAGCGTGCGGAGGCCGGTGAGGACGTCATCCTGGTCCGCTCCGCCACCTCGCCCGACGACCTGCACGGCATGCTCGCCGCCAACGGCATCGTGACGGAGTACGGCGGTGCGACCTCGCACGCCGCCGTCGTCAGCCGCGAGATCGCGCGTCCCTGCGTCGTCGGCTGCGGTGCCGGCACGGTCGAGTCGCTGGTGGGTCGCGAGATCACCGTCGACGGCGCGACCGGCGAGGTCTGGGAGGGCCGGATCGAGACCGTCGCTGCCGAGGAGAACCCCTATCTCGCCCGGCTCCAGGCCTGGGCGGCGGAGATCGGGTGA
- a CDS encoding glucose 1-dehydrogenase: MGTLDGRVIIITGGARGMGASHARHLVAEGAKVVIGDVIDDAGEILAKELGDAAVFVHHDVTSAADWDAIVAAAVEAFGAVHGLVNNAGVLSFGSLADTTPEAFQRIMDINVTGSFLGLRAVAPVITDAGGGSIVNISSINGLLGTGFTTAYTASKFAVRGLTKAAAQELGPAGIRVNSIHPGGIATPMTQHEGGDAAGAAFAKFPIPRWGQPEEVSPLVAFLLSDLSSYSTGGEFVVDGGITSGLYFS, encoded by the coding sequence ATGGGAACGCTGGACGGACGCGTCATCATCATCACGGGCGGAGCCCGCGGCATGGGGGCCTCGCACGCCCGGCACCTGGTCGCCGAGGGTGCGAAGGTGGTCATCGGCGACGTCATCGACGACGCCGGTGAGATCCTCGCCAAGGAGCTCGGCGACGCCGCCGTGTTCGTGCATCACGACGTCACCTCGGCGGCGGACTGGGACGCGATCGTGGCGGCCGCCGTGGAGGCCTTCGGCGCCGTGCACGGCTTGGTCAACAACGCCGGCGTGCTCAGCTTCGGCTCGCTCGCCGACACCACGCCCGAGGCGTTCCAGCGGATCATGGACATCAACGTGACCGGCTCCTTCCTCGGCCTGCGCGCGGTCGCCCCGGTGATCACCGACGCGGGCGGCGGATCGATCGTCAACATCTCCTCGATCAACGGCCTGCTCGGCACCGGCTTCACGACCGCCTACACGGCCAGCAAGTTCGCGGTCCGCGGCCTCACCAAGGCCGCCGCCCAGGAGCTCGGCCCGGCCGGGATCCGGGTCAACTCGATCCACCCCGGCGGCATCGCCACCCCGATGACCCAGCACGAGGGCGGCGACGCCGCGGGTGCGGCGTTCGCGAAGTTCCCGATCCCCCGCTGGGGCCAGCCCGAGGAGGTCTCGCCGCTCGTGGCGTTCCTGCTGTCCGACCTGTCCAGCTACTCGACCGGCGGCGAGTTCGTCGTCGACGGTGGCATCACCAGCGGCCTGTACTTCTCATGA
- a CDS encoding FAD-dependent oxidoreductase, producing MTDPITTAWQHEVDLLVVGAGAGGMTAALTGALSRLDTLLVEKAATYGGTTALSGGGIWVPNNPTLERAGITDPEERVVEYLEHITHGTIARDRLQAYAHHGPAMFRMFEKQTKHLEFSWCPGYSDYHPEAPGGRPEGRSVECPPFDMHKLGELAYTQRGSAMKIPGGLIITSADYVHLNMVTRTWRGRWRALKLGVKATLNKLRRRQMVSLGLALVARLRISLRDAGVPVWLETPLLDLVRDEDGTVLGAVVERDGAPYRIRARRGVIIASGGFDHNEAMRKEYLPEVGRADVSGGADTNTGDGILIGHAAGGALDLMDDAWWMPAVRKPDGRVHSLVSERSIPNSVILSPEGERFTNEASPYVTFVHDQIAHGHAYLWFVMDHTARRRYPFGATVPGADLPQKWYDAGTAHKAGTLDELARLTGMDAATLTASVRRWNEIVASGKDTDFGRGESAYDRYYGDPTLPNPVLGAVDNAPYYAVRIEAGDLGTKGGLVTDRVGKVLDADGNAVVGLYATGNVAASVMGNDYAGAGATIGPAMVFGYLAALHAAGATN from the coding sequence ATGACGGACCCGATCACGACGGCCTGGCAGCACGAGGTCGACCTGCTCGTGGTCGGCGCGGGCGCGGGCGGCATGACCGCCGCGCTCACGGGTGCCCTGTCCCGGCTCGACACGCTGCTCGTAGAGAAGGCGGCGACGTACGGCGGCACCACCGCCCTGTCCGGAGGCGGCATCTGGGTCCCGAACAACCCGACCCTGGAGCGCGCGGGCATCACCGACCCCGAGGAGCGGGTGGTCGAGTACCTCGAGCACATCACCCACGGCACGATCGCCCGCGACCGGCTCCAGGCCTACGCGCACCACGGTCCGGCGATGTTCCGGATGTTCGAGAAGCAGACCAAGCACCTCGAGTTCAGCTGGTGCCCCGGCTACTCGGACTACCACCCCGAGGCGCCGGGGGGACGTCCTGAGGGTCGCTCCGTCGAGTGCCCGCCGTTCGACATGCACAAGCTCGGCGAGCTCGCCTACACCCAGCGCGGCAGCGCGATGAAGATCCCCGGCGGCCTGATCATCACCTCCGCCGACTACGTGCACCTCAACATGGTCACCCGCACCTGGCGCGGCCGGTGGCGCGCGCTCAAGCTCGGCGTGAAGGCCACCCTCAACAAGCTGCGCCGCCGCCAGATGGTCTCGCTCGGCCTGGCGCTGGTCGCCCGGCTGCGGATCTCGCTGCGCGACGCCGGCGTCCCGGTCTGGCTGGAGACCCCGCTGCTCGACCTCGTCCGTGACGAGGACGGCACGGTGCTCGGCGCTGTCGTCGAGCGCGACGGTGCGCCGTACCGGATCCGGGCCCGACGCGGCGTGATCATCGCCAGCGGCGGGTTCGACCACAACGAGGCGATGCGCAAGGAGTACCTCCCCGAGGTCGGCCGCGCCGATGTGTCCGGCGGCGCCGACACCAACACCGGCGACGGCATCCTGATCGGCCACGCGGCCGGCGGCGCCCTCGACCTGATGGACGACGCCTGGTGGATGCCCGCGGTGCGCAAGCCCGACGGCCGCGTGCACTCGCTGGTCTCCGAGCGTTCGATCCCCAACTCGGTCATCCTGTCGCCCGAGGGCGAGCGGTTCACCAACGAGGCGTCGCCGTACGTCACCTTCGTGCACGACCAGATCGCCCACGGGCACGCCTACCTCTGGTTCGTGATGGACCACACCGCGCGGCGCCGCTACCCGTTCGGCGCCACGGTCCCGGGCGCCGACCTGCCGCAGAAGTGGTACGACGCCGGCACCGCCCACAAGGCCGGAACCCTCGACGAGCTGGCGCGGCTGACCGGCATGGACGCCGCCACCCTCACCGCCAGCGTGCGGCGCTGGAACGAGATCGTCGCCAGCGGCAAGGACACCGACTTCGGTCGCGGCGAGAGCGCCTACGACCGCTACTACGGCGACCCGACGCTGCCCAACCCGGTGCTCGGCGCGGTCGACAACGCGCCGTACTACGCCGTGCGGATCGAGGCCGGCGACCTCGGCACCAAGGGCGGGCTGGTGACCGACCGCGTCGGCAAGGTGCTCGACGCCGACGGCAATGCCGTCGTGGGCCTCTACGCCACGGGCAACGTGGCCGCCTCGGTCATGGGCAACGACTACGCCGGTGCCGGCGCGACCATCGGCCCCGCCATGGTCTTCGGCTACCTCGCCGCGCTGCACGCCGCCGGCGCCACCAACTGA
- a CDS encoding PEP-utilizing enzyme: protein MRVLITGVATEDGRDVARLLLAAGHEVVGVGQHRYLAPGVVVVADVDAAGSVDVVVHLAGGPLPVAPGTRIVLPVPLGESSAAAAALSSAGAEVVVVEVAPVAGRRTDRAALQTLADLLGSGSAALQVVHHDDLNRALVAVAVDGAPGPFVLAAPGTVSGSEARRLLQVAGVKPAVPGVSARPAAPLAESAVPAGFGYGWTAREAVEDLARGLRGTRITKRGAAVESGRFGLPTYVIPNNLPASDGGSLVAAASSAEYQGEFDTLVDPRLAVLTATNTSEALPGPLTPMSLDLQLGAQRISNEGMGRMLALEGAALEQQTSLVLGVLGHCVYINASVGVNIVENMPGWDEATVRKDVYGNIPEEVVFRPQGGPPMPTGLASRIATFTATSRVIARARKFKEEAEAVHTAAAAESLTAEQVAALSDDQLHTRALLWRDRLAHAWSVASIGVMMTSAADGIHERGKEPEHVAVDVELLESARTMLAVERLADELRGDDHLLKLAGEGDVEALRAASPSFAAALDAQLAVMGHRGPGECELANPSFSDRPAHLVGSAAAAALRPAASRDAAPVMKSRTGKMAAGAILARERARDGVVRYTHALRLAVRERGGRLVAAGRLSAVDDAFYLTLDELFVDPAGLEERVARRRTERVRLQGIRMPDVVVGTWAPEGVHDGVAVGDTIGGIGVSAGTIEGRVRVLRTPDDDIEPDEVLVASVTDVGHTAMFGYAAAVVTDIGGAASHAAIVAREFGIPCVVDTKHASTSLTDGMLVRVDGAAGTVEVLEAARG from the coding sequence ATGCGCGTCCTGATCACGGGAGTCGCCACCGAGGACGGGCGCGACGTCGCCCGCCTGCTGCTGGCCGCCGGCCACGAGGTCGTCGGAGTCGGGCAGCACCGCTACCTGGCCCCGGGCGTCGTCGTGGTCGCCGACGTCGACGCCGCCGGTTCGGTCGATGTCGTCGTGCACCTCGCCGGTGGCCCGCTCCCCGTCGCGCCCGGCACCCGGATCGTGCTCCCCGTCCCGCTCGGCGAGAGCTCTGCTGCAGCGGCCGCGCTGTCGTCCGCAGGAGCCGAGGTCGTGGTGGTCGAGGTCGCCCCGGTCGCCGGTCGCCGTACCGACCGGGCGGCGCTGCAGACCCTCGCGGACCTGCTCGGCAGCGGCTCGGCCGCGCTGCAGGTCGTGCACCACGACGACCTGAACCGTGCTCTGGTCGCCGTCGCCGTCGATGGCGCTCCCGGCCCCTTCGTGCTCGCCGCGCCCGGCACCGTCAGCGGCTCCGAAGCGCGCAGGCTGCTTCAGGTCGCCGGCGTGAAGCCCGCCGTACCCGGTGTCTCCGCCCGACCCGCCGCCCCGCTCGCCGAGAGCGCGGTGCCGGCCGGCTTCGGCTACGGCTGGACTGCCCGCGAGGCCGTGGAGGACCTCGCCCGCGGCCTGCGCGGCACCCGGATCACCAAGCGCGGCGCGGCGGTCGAGTCCGGCCGGTTCGGCCTGCCGACGTACGTCATCCCCAACAACCTGCCCGCCAGCGACGGCGGCTCGCTCGTGGCGGCGGCGTCGTCGGCCGAGTACCAGGGCGAGTTCGACACGCTGGTCGACCCGCGGCTCGCCGTACTGACGGCGACGAACACGTCCGAGGCGCTGCCCGGCCCGCTCACCCCGATGTCGCTGGACCTCCAGCTCGGTGCGCAGCGGATCTCCAACGAGGGCATGGGCCGGATGCTCGCCCTCGAGGGGGCGGCGCTGGAGCAGCAGACCAGCCTGGTGCTCGGCGTGCTCGGCCACTGCGTCTACATCAACGCCTCGGTCGGGGTGAACATCGTCGAGAACATGCCCGGCTGGGACGAGGCCACCGTCCGCAAGGACGTCTACGGCAACATCCCCGAGGAGGTCGTCTTCCGGCCCCAGGGCGGCCCGCCCATGCCGACCGGCCTCGCCAGCCGGATCGCCACCTTCACCGCGACCAGCCGGGTGATCGCCCGGGCGCGGAAGTTCAAGGAGGAGGCCGAGGCCGTGCACACCGCCGCGGCGGCCGAGAGCCTCACCGCCGAGCAGGTGGCCGCGTTGAGCGACGACCAGCTGCACACCCGCGCCCTGTTGTGGCGCGACCGTCTCGCCCACGCCTGGTCCGTCGCGTCGATCGGCGTGATGATGACCAGCGCCGCCGACGGGATCCACGAGCGGGGCAAGGAGCCCGAGCACGTCGCGGTCGACGTCGAGCTCCTCGAGTCGGCGCGCACCATGCTCGCCGTCGAGCGCCTCGCCGACGAGCTGCGCGGCGACGACCACCTGCTCAAGCTGGCCGGCGAGGGCGACGTCGAGGCGCTGCGCGCCGCGTCCCCGTCGTTCGCGGCCGCGCTCGACGCACAGCTCGCCGTCATGGGCCACCGCGGCCCCGGCGAGTGCGAGCTGGCGAACCCGTCCTTCTCCGACCGGCCGGCGCACCTGGTCGGCTCCGCCGCTGCGGCCGCCCTGCGGCCGGCTGCGTCGCGTGACGCGGCGCCGGTCATGAAGTCGCGCACCGGCAAGATGGCCGCCGGCGCGATCCTGGCCCGCGAGCGCGCCCGCGACGGCGTGGTCCGCTACACCCATGCCCTGCGGCTCGCCGTACGCGAGCGGGGTGGGCGGCTGGTCGCCGCGGGCCGGCTCTCGGCGGTGGACGACGCGTTCTACCTGACCCTGGACGAGCTGTTCGTCGACCCGGCCGGCCTCGAGGAGCGGGTCGCCCGGCGTCGTACCGAGCGGGTGCGGTTGCAGGGCATCCGGATGCCCGACGTCGTCGTCGGCACCTGGGCCCCCGAGGGCGTGCACGACGGCGTCGCGGTCGGCGACACCATCGGCGGCATCGGCGTCAGCGCGGGCACCATCGAGGGCCGGGTCCGCGTCCTGCGCACCCCCGACGACGACATCGAGCCCGACGAGGTCCTCGTCGCGTCCGTCACCGACGTGGGCCACACCGCGATGTTCGGGTACGCCGCCGCCGTCGTCACCGACATCGGTGGCGCCGCCTCCCACGCCGCGATCGTGGCCCGCGAGTTCGGCATCCCCTGCGTCGTGGACACCAAGCACGCCTCCACCAGCCTCACCGACGGGATGCTCGTCCGCGTCGACGGCGCCGCCGGCACGGTCGAGGTGCTGGAGGCCGCCCGCGGGTGA